The Enterococcus rotai genome includes a window with the following:
- a CDS encoding 6-phospho-beta-glucosidase, whose product MNLRKNFLWGGATAANQYEGGYLEGGKGLTINDVEMGAEHGKKREIHDSIQNDAYYPSHEGTDFYHRYKEDISMFAEMGFKSFRLSISWARIFPNGDDLIPNEAGLQFYDDVFDELLKYGIEPIVTLHHFELPLNLVTKYGAWRNRQLVELSVRYAKTVMERYKNKVKYWITFNEINALFISSAPWHMAGILYKEDENRHNTMLQAAHHQLIASALTVIEGKKINPDFQFGCMLLYPCTYAATCNPEDQITVRNKLLSTYYFGDVQVRGKYTNTCSSYIDSLDGSIDFELGDEAILAKGTVDYISFSYYFSGIEGVGEDIEMAEGNLSSGGKNPYLDMTEWGWQIDPIGLRNSLNSLYDRYQVPLFIVENGIGALDEVKNDGSIEDDYRIDYLRQHISAMVDAVEKDFVDLIGYTVWGPIDIVSAGTGEMRKRYGFIYVDKDDQGHGTLNRSKKKSFDWYKKVIETNGNYVK is encoded by the coding sequence ATGAATTTAAGAAAAAACTTTCTTTGGGGTGGCGCTACTGCTGCCAATCAATATGAAGGCGGCTATTTAGAAGGCGGAAAAGGTCTAACGATCAATGATGTCGAAATGGGCGCAGAACACGGTAAAAAACGAGAAATCCATGATTCCATTCAAAATGATGCTTATTATCCAAGCCATGAAGGTACTGATTTTTATCATCGATACAAAGAAGATATTTCTATGTTTGCGGAGATGGGCTTTAAAAGTTTTCGTTTATCCATTTCATGGGCACGCATTTTCCCTAATGGTGATGATTTAATTCCAAATGAAGCAGGTTTACAATTTTATGATGATGTATTTGATGAACTCTTGAAATATGGAATTGAACCTATCGTAACCTTGCATCATTTTGAGCTGCCTTTAAATCTCGTGACAAAATACGGAGCTTGGAGAAATAGACAACTTGTTGAACTATCAGTTCGTTATGCCAAAACTGTAATGGAACGGTATAAAAACAAAGTAAAGTATTGGATTACTTTTAATGAAATCAATGCACTATTTATTTCATCAGCTCCTTGGCATATGGCTGGAATTTTATATAAGGAAGACGAAAATAGACATAATACAATGTTACAAGCCGCTCACCATCAATTAATTGCTAGTGCTTTAACCGTGATAGAAGGGAAAAAAATTAATCCTGATTTTCAGTTTGGATGTATGCTGCTATACCCTTGTACCTATGCCGCAACATGTAATCCAGAAGATCAAATTACAGTTCGCAATAAGCTCCTATCAACTTATTATTTTGGTGATGTCCAAGTCAGAGGAAAGTATACAAATACTTGCTCATCCTATATTGACTCTTTAGACGGATCTATCGATTTTGAACTCGGTGATGAGGCAATTCTGGCTAAAGGGACTGTTGATTACATCTCATTTAGTTATTACTTTTCAGGGATCGAAGGGGTTGGAGAAGATATTGAGATGGCTGAAGGAAATCTGTCTAGTGGAGGTAAAAACCCTTACCTTGATATGACAGAATGGGGTTGGCAAATCGATCCAATCGGTCTACGCAATTCTTTAAATAGTTTGTATGATCGTTACCAAGTCCCCTTATTTATTGTCGAAAATGGCATTGGTGCACTTGACGAAGTGAAAAATGATGGTTCAATCGAAGACGATTATCGAATCGATTATCTAAGACAACATATTTCTGCGATGGTTGACGCAGTAGAAAAAGATTTCGTCGATTTAATTGGTTATACAGTGTGGGGGCCCATCGATATTGTTTCAGCAGGAACTGGCGAAATGAGAAAGCGCTACGGCTTTATCTATGTTGATAAAGATGACCAAGGACACGGAACGCTAAATCGCTCTAAGAAAAAATCATTTGATTGGTATAAAAAGGTCATTGAAACCAACGGGAATTATGTAAAATAA